One window of Siniperca chuatsi isolate FFG_IHB_CAS linkage group LG15, ASM2008510v1, whole genome shotgun sequence genomic DNA carries:
- the LOC122862374 gene encoding protein phosphatase 1A isoform X2, with the protein MGAFLDKPKMEKYNSHGHGNNLKYGLSSMQGWRVEMEDAHTAVIGLPHGLDPWSFFAVYDGHAGSQVAKYCCEHLLDHITSNSDFQSALQEDPSVDSVKNGIRTGFLQIDEHMRNISEKKHGVDRSGSTAVGVMISPSHIYFINCGDSRGLLSRGGTVHFFTQDHKPSNPLEKERIQNAGGSVMIQRVNGSLAVSRALGDFDYKCVHGKGPTEQLVSPEPEVYAIERCEGEDEFIILACDGIWDVMANEELCDFVRSRLEVTDDLERVSNEIVDTCLYKGSRDNMSVVLICFPGAPKVSPEAVKREAELDKYLEARVEEIIKKQGDEGVPDLVHVMRTLASESIPNLPPGGELASKRSVIEAVYNKLNPYRSDDTICSSLVQ; encoded by the exons ATGGGTGCATTTCTGGACAAACCAAAGATGGAAAAATACAATTCCCATGGTCATGGTAACAACCTGAAGTATGGGCTGAGTAGTATGCAGGGTTGGCGGGTAGAGATGGaagatgcacacacagcagTAATTGGTCTGCCTCATGGTCTTGACCCCTGGTCATTCTTTGCTGTTTATGATGGGCATGCTGGCTCTCAGGTGGCCAAGTACTGCTGTGAGCACCTGCTGGACCATATCACTAGCAACTCAGACTTCCAGAGTGCTCTGCAGGAGGACCCCTCTGTGGATAGCGTGAAGAATGGGATCCGCACAGGATTCCTACAGATTGATGAACACATGCGAAACATCTCGGAGAAGAAGCATGGTGTGGACCGGAGTGGCTCCACTGCAGTGGGAGTGATGATTTCTCCAAGTCATATCTACTTTATCAACTGTGGCGACTCACGGGGGCTCCTCAGCCGGGGCGGAACTGTGCACTTCTTCACACAGGATCACAAACCCAGCAACCCTCTGGAGAAGGAAAGGATCCAGAATGCCGGTGGCTCAGTCATGATCCAGCGAGTTAATGGTTCCCTAGCAGTGTCTCGGGCTTTGGGAGACTTCGACTACAAGTGTGTGCATGGAAAAGGCCCGACAGAGCAACTTGTGTCTCCTGAGCCTGAAGTTTATGCAATAGAGAGATGTGAGGGGGAAGATGAATTCATTATACTAGCCTGTGATGGCATCTGGGATGTCATGGCCAATGAGGAACTGTGTGACTTTGTCAGGTCAAGGCTAGAGGTGACAGATGATCTTGAAAGAGTCAGCAATGAAATTGTTGACACCTGCTTGTACAAG gGAAGCCGGGACAATATGAGTGTTGTGTTAATCTGCTTTCCTGGGGCCCCAAAGGTATCTCCAGAAGCGGTGAAACGGGAGGCTGAGCTGGATAAATACCTGGAGGCCAGAGTAGAAG AGATCATCAAAAAGCAGGGGGATGAAGGTGTTCCGGATTTGGTCCATGTTATGCGGACGTTAGCATCTGAGAGCATCCCTAACCTCCCTCCTGGAGGAGAGCTGGCAAGCAA ACGAAGTGTTATTGAAGCGGTGTACAACAAACTCAACCCCTACCGAAGTGATGACACA ATTTGCTCCAGCTTGGTCCAATAG
- the LOC122862374 gene encoding protein phosphatase 1A isoform X6, protein MGAFLDKPKMEKYNSHGHGNNLKYGLSSMQGWRVEMEDAHTAVIGLPHGLDPWSFFAVYDGHAGSQVAKYCCEHLLDHITSNSDFQSALQEDPSVDSVKNGIRTGFLQIDEHMRNISEKKHGVDRSGSTAVGVMISPSHIYFINCGDSRGLLSRGGTVHFFTQDHKPSNPLEKERIQNAGGSVMIQRVNGSLAVSRALGDFDYKCVHGKGPTEQLVSPEPEVYAIERCEGEDEFIILACDGIWDVMANEELCDFVRSRLEVTDDLERVSNEIVDTCLYKGSRDNMSVVLICFPGAPKVSPEAVKREAELDKYLEARVEEIIKKQGDEGVPDLVHVMRTLASESIPNLPPGGELASKRSVIEAVYNKLNPYRSDDTDSASTDDMW, encoded by the exons ATGGGTGCATTTCTGGACAAACCAAAGATGGAAAAATACAATTCCCATGGTCATGGTAACAACCTGAAGTATGGGCTGAGTAGTATGCAGGGTTGGCGGGTAGAGATGGaagatgcacacacagcagTAATTGGTCTGCCTCATGGTCTTGACCCCTGGTCATTCTTTGCTGTTTATGATGGGCATGCTGGCTCTCAGGTGGCCAAGTACTGCTGTGAGCACCTGCTGGACCATATCACTAGCAACTCAGACTTCCAGAGTGCTCTGCAGGAGGACCCCTCTGTGGATAGCGTGAAGAATGGGATCCGCACAGGATTCCTACAGATTGATGAACACATGCGAAACATCTCGGAGAAGAAGCATGGTGTGGACCGGAGTGGCTCCACTGCAGTGGGAGTGATGATTTCTCCAAGTCATATCTACTTTATCAACTGTGGCGACTCACGGGGGCTCCTCAGCCGGGGCGGAACTGTGCACTTCTTCACACAGGATCACAAACCCAGCAACCCTCTGGAGAAGGAAAGGATCCAGAATGCCGGTGGCTCAGTCATGATCCAGCGAGTTAATGGTTCCCTAGCAGTGTCTCGGGCTTTGGGAGACTTCGACTACAAGTGTGTGCATGGAAAAGGCCCGACAGAGCAACTTGTGTCTCCTGAGCCTGAAGTTTATGCAATAGAGAGATGTGAGGGGGAAGATGAATTCATTATACTAGCCTGTGATGGCATCTGGGATGTCATGGCCAATGAGGAACTGTGTGACTTTGTCAGGTCAAGGCTAGAGGTGACAGATGATCTTGAAAGAGTCAGCAATGAAATTGTTGACACCTGCTTGTACAAG gGAAGCCGGGACAATATGAGTGTTGTGTTAATCTGCTTTCCTGGGGCCCCAAAGGTATCTCCAGAAGCGGTGAAACGGGAGGCTGAGCTGGATAAATACCTGGAGGCCAGAGTAGAAG AGATCATCAAAAAGCAGGGGGATGAAGGTGTTCCGGATTTGGTCCATGTTATGCGGACGTTAGCATCTGAGAGCATCCCTAACCTCCCTCCTGGAGGAGAGCTGGCAAGCAA ACGAAGTGTTATTGAAGCGGTGTACAACAAACTCAACCCCTACCGAAGTGATGACACA GACTCTGCGTCCACAGACGACATGTGGTAA
- the LOC122862374 gene encoding protein phosphatase 1A isoform X5 — translation MGAFLDKPKMEKYNSHGHGNNLKYGLSSMQGWRVEMEDAHTAVIGLPHGLDPWSFFAVYDGHAGSQVAKYCCEHLLDHITSNSDFQSALQEDPSVDSVKNGIRTGFLQIDEHMRNISEKKHGVDRSGSTAVGVMISPSHIYFINCGDSRGLLSRGGTVHFFTQDHKPSNPLEKERIQNAGGSVMIQRVNGSLAVSRALGDFDYKCVHGKGPTEQLVSPEPEVYAIERCEGEDEFIILACDGIWDVMANEELCDFVRSRLEVTDDLERVSNEIVDTCLYKGSRDNMSVVLICFPGAPKVSPEAVKREAELDKYLEARVEEIIKKQGDEGVPDLVHVMRTLASESIPNLPPGGELASKRSVIEAVYNKLNPYRSDDTDLDILFFRGFS, via the exons ATGGGTGCATTTCTGGACAAACCAAAGATGGAAAAATACAATTCCCATGGTCATGGTAACAACCTGAAGTATGGGCTGAGTAGTATGCAGGGTTGGCGGGTAGAGATGGaagatgcacacacagcagTAATTGGTCTGCCTCATGGTCTTGACCCCTGGTCATTCTTTGCTGTTTATGATGGGCATGCTGGCTCTCAGGTGGCCAAGTACTGCTGTGAGCACCTGCTGGACCATATCACTAGCAACTCAGACTTCCAGAGTGCTCTGCAGGAGGACCCCTCTGTGGATAGCGTGAAGAATGGGATCCGCACAGGATTCCTACAGATTGATGAACACATGCGAAACATCTCGGAGAAGAAGCATGGTGTGGACCGGAGTGGCTCCACTGCAGTGGGAGTGATGATTTCTCCAAGTCATATCTACTTTATCAACTGTGGCGACTCACGGGGGCTCCTCAGCCGGGGCGGAACTGTGCACTTCTTCACACAGGATCACAAACCCAGCAACCCTCTGGAGAAGGAAAGGATCCAGAATGCCGGTGGCTCAGTCATGATCCAGCGAGTTAATGGTTCCCTAGCAGTGTCTCGGGCTTTGGGAGACTTCGACTACAAGTGTGTGCATGGAAAAGGCCCGACAGAGCAACTTGTGTCTCCTGAGCCTGAAGTTTATGCAATAGAGAGATGTGAGGGGGAAGATGAATTCATTATACTAGCCTGTGATGGCATCTGGGATGTCATGGCCAATGAGGAACTGTGTGACTTTGTCAGGTCAAGGCTAGAGGTGACAGATGATCTTGAAAGAGTCAGCAATGAAATTGTTGACACCTGCTTGTACAAG gGAAGCCGGGACAATATGAGTGTTGTGTTAATCTGCTTTCCTGGGGCCCCAAAGGTATCTCCAGAAGCGGTGAAACGGGAGGCTGAGCTGGATAAATACCTGGAGGCCAGAGTAGAAG AGATCATCAAAAAGCAGGGGGATGAAGGTGTTCCGGATTTGGTCCATGTTATGCGGACGTTAGCATCTGAGAGCATCCCTAACCTCCCTCCTGGAGGAGAGCTGGCAAGCAA ACGAAGTGTTATTGAAGCGGTGTACAACAAACTCAACCCCTACCGAAGTGATGACACA
- the LOC122862374 gene encoding protein phosphatase 1A isoform X3, translated as MGAFLDKPKMEKYNSHGHGNNLKYGLSSMQGWRVEMEDAHTAVIGLPHGLDPWSFFAVYDGHAGSQVAKYCCEHLLDHITSNSDFQSALQEDPSVDSVKNGIRTGFLQIDEHMRNISEKKHGVDRSGSTAVGVMISPSHIYFINCGDSRGLLSRGGTVHFFTQDHKPSNPLEKERIQNAGGSVMIQRVNGSLAVSRALGDFDYKCVHGKGPTEQLVSPEPEVYAIERCEGEDEFIILACDGIWDVMANEELCDFVRSRLEVTDDLERVSNEIVDTCLYKGSRDNMSVVLICFPGAPKVSPEAVKREAELDKYLEARVEEIIKKQGDEGVPDLVHVMRTLASESIPNLPPGGELASKRSVIEAVYNKLNPYRSDDTAMFVP; from the exons ATGGGTGCATTTCTGGACAAACCAAAGATGGAAAAATACAATTCCCATGGTCATGGTAACAACCTGAAGTATGGGCTGAGTAGTATGCAGGGTTGGCGGGTAGAGATGGaagatgcacacacagcagTAATTGGTCTGCCTCATGGTCTTGACCCCTGGTCATTCTTTGCTGTTTATGATGGGCATGCTGGCTCTCAGGTGGCCAAGTACTGCTGTGAGCACCTGCTGGACCATATCACTAGCAACTCAGACTTCCAGAGTGCTCTGCAGGAGGACCCCTCTGTGGATAGCGTGAAGAATGGGATCCGCACAGGATTCCTACAGATTGATGAACACATGCGAAACATCTCGGAGAAGAAGCATGGTGTGGACCGGAGTGGCTCCACTGCAGTGGGAGTGATGATTTCTCCAAGTCATATCTACTTTATCAACTGTGGCGACTCACGGGGGCTCCTCAGCCGGGGCGGAACTGTGCACTTCTTCACACAGGATCACAAACCCAGCAACCCTCTGGAGAAGGAAAGGATCCAGAATGCCGGTGGCTCAGTCATGATCCAGCGAGTTAATGGTTCCCTAGCAGTGTCTCGGGCTTTGGGAGACTTCGACTACAAGTGTGTGCATGGAAAAGGCCCGACAGAGCAACTTGTGTCTCCTGAGCCTGAAGTTTATGCAATAGAGAGATGTGAGGGGGAAGATGAATTCATTATACTAGCCTGTGATGGCATCTGGGATGTCATGGCCAATGAGGAACTGTGTGACTTTGTCAGGTCAAGGCTAGAGGTGACAGATGATCTTGAAAGAGTCAGCAATGAAATTGTTGACACCTGCTTGTACAAG gGAAGCCGGGACAATATGAGTGTTGTGTTAATCTGCTTTCCTGGGGCCCCAAAGGTATCTCCAGAAGCGGTGAAACGGGAGGCTGAGCTGGATAAATACCTGGAGGCCAGAGTAGAAG AGATCATCAAAAAGCAGGGGGATGAAGGTGTTCCGGATTTGGTCCATGTTATGCGGACGTTAGCATCTGAGAGCATCCCTAACCTCCCTCCTGGAGGAGAGCTGGCAAGCAA ACGAAGTGTTATTGAAGCGGTGTACAACAAACTCAACCCCTACCGAAGTGATGACACA
- the LOC122862374 gene encoding protein phosphatase 1A isoform X4 gives MGAFLDKPKMEKYNSHGHGNNLKYGLSSMQGWRVEMEDAHTAVIGLPHGLDPWSFFAVYDGHAGSQVAKYCCEHLLDHITSNSDFQSALQEDPSVDSVKNGIRTGFLQIDEHMRNISEKKHGVDRSGSTAVGVMISPSHIYFINCGDSRGLLSRGGTVHFFTQDHKPSNPLEKERIQNAGGSVMIQRVNGSLAVSRALGDFDYKCVHGKGPTEQLVSPEPEVYAIERCEGEDEFIILACDGIWDVMANEELCDFVRSRLEVTDDLERVSNEIVDTCLYKGSRDNMSVVLICFPGAPKVSPEAVKREAELDKYLEARVEEIIKKQGDEGVPDLVHVMRTLASESIPNLPPGGELASKRSVIEAVYNKLNPYRSDDTHAAHG, from the exons ATGGGTGCATTTCTGGACAAACCAAAGATGGAAAAATACAATTCCCATGGTCATGGTAACAACCTGAAGTATGGGCTGAGTAGTATGCAGGGTTGGCGGGTAGAGATGGaagatgcacacacagcagTAATTGGTCTGCCTCATGGTCTTGACCCCTGGTCATTCTTTGCTGTTTATGATGGGCATGCTGGCTCTCAGGTGGCCAAGTACTGCTGTGAGCACCTGCTGGACCATATCACTAGCAACTCAGACTTCCAGAGTGCTCTGCAGGAGGACCCCTCTGTGGATAGCGTGAAGAATGGGATCCGCACAGGATTCCTACAGATTGATGAACACATGCGAAACATCTCGGAGAAGAAGCATGGTGTGGACCGGAGTGGCTCCACTGCAGTGGGAGTGATGATTTCTCCAAGTCATATCTACTTTATCAACTGTGGCGACTCACGGGGGCTCCTCAGCCGGGGCGGAACTGTGCACTTCTTCACACAGGATCACAAACCCAGCAACCCTCTGGAGAAGGAAAGGATCCAGAATGCCGGTGGCTCAGTCATGATCCAGCGAGTTAATGGTTCCCTAGCAGTGTCTCGGGCTTTGGGAGACTTCGACTACAAGTGTGTGCATGGAAAAGGCCCGACAGAGCAACTTGTGTCTCCTGAGCCTGAAGTTTATGCAATAGAGAGATGTGAGGGGGAAGATGAATTCATTATACTAGCCTGTGATGGCATCTGGGATGTCATGGCCAATGAGGAACTGTGTGACTTTGTCAGGTCAAGGCTAGAGGTGACAGATGATCTTGAAAGAGTCAGCAATGAAATTGTTGACACCTGCTTGTACAAG gGAAGCCGGGACAATATGAGTGTTGTGTTAATCTGCTTTCCTGGGGCCCCAAAGGTATCTCCAGAAGCGGTGAAACGGGAGGCTGAGCTGGATAAATACCTGGAGGCCAGAGTAGAAG AGATCATCAAAAAGCAGGGGGATGAAGGTGTTCCGGATTTGGTCCATGTTATGCGGACGTTAGCATCTGAGAGCATCCCTAACCTCCCTCCTGGAGGAGAGCTGGCAAGCAA ACGAAGTGTTATTGAAGCGGTGTACAACAAACTCAACCCCTACCGAAGTGATGACACA
- the LOC122862374 gene encoding protein phosphatase 1A isoform X1, with protein MGAFLDKPKMEKYNSHGHGNNLKYGLSSMQGWRVEMEDAHTAVIGLPHGLDPWSFFAVYDGHAGSQVAKYCCEHLLDHITSNSDFQSALQEDPSVDSVKNGIRTGFLQIDEHMRNISEKKHGVDRSGSTAVGVMISPSHIYFINCGDSRGLLSRGGTVHFFTQDHKPSNPLEKERIQNAGGSVMIQRVNGSLAVSRALGDFDYKCVHGKGPTEQLVSPEPEVYAIERCEGEDEFIILACDGIWDVMANEELCDFVRSRLEVTDDLERVSNEIVDTCLYKGSRDNMSVVLICFPGAPKVSPEAVKREAELDKYLEARVEEIIKKQGDEGVPDLVHVMRTLASESIPNLPPGGELASKRSVIEAVYNKLNPYRSDDTVSIPACL; from the exons ATGGGTGCATTTCTGGACAAACCAAAGATGGAAAAATACAATTCCCATGGTCATGGTAACAACCTGAAGTATGGGCTGAGTAGTATGCAGGGTTGGCGGGTAGAGATGGaagatgcacacacagcagTAATTGGTCTGCCTCATGGTCTTGACCCCTGGTCATTCTTTGCTGTTTATGATGGGCATGCTGGCTCTCAGGTGGCCAAGTACTGCTGTGAGCACCTGCTGGACCATATCACTAGCAACTCAGACTTCCAGAGTGCTCTGCAGGAGGACCCCTCTGTGGATAGCGTGAAGAATGGGATCCGCACAGGATTCCTACAGATTGATGAACACATGCGAAACATCTCGGAGAAGAAGCATGGTGTGGACCGGAGTGGCTCCACTGCAGTGGGAGTGATGATTTCTCCAAGTCATATCTACTTTATCAACTGTGGCGACTCACGGGGGCTCCTCAGCCGGGGCGGAACTGTGCACTTCTTCACACAGGATCACAAACCCAGCAACCCTCTGGAGAAGGAAAGGATCCAGAATGCCGGTGGCTCAGTCATGATCCAGCGAGTTAATGGTTCCCTAGCAGTGTCTCGGGCTTTGGGAGACTTCGACTACAAGTGTGTGCATGGAAAAGGCCCGACAGAGCAACTTGTGTCTCCTGAGCCTGAAGTTTATGCAATAGAGAGATGTGAGGGGGAAGATGAATTCATTATACTAGCCTGTGATGGCATCTGGGATGTCATGGCCAATGAGGAACTGTGTGACTTTGTCAGGTCAAGGCTAGAGGTGACAGATGATCTTGAAAGAGTCAGCAATGAAATTGTTGACACCTGCTTGTACAAG gGAAGCCGGGACAATATGAGTGTTGTGTTAATCTGCTTTCCTGGGGCCCCAAAGGTATCTCCAGAAGCGGTGAAACGGGAGGCTGAGCTGGATAAATACCTGGAGGCCAGAGTAGAAG AGATCATCAAAAAGCAGGGGGATGAAGGTGTTCCGGATTTGGTCCATGTTATGCGGACGTTAGCATCTGAGAGCATCCCTAACCTCCCTCCTGGAGGAGAGCTGGCAAGCAA ACGAAGTGTTATTGAAGCGGTGTACAACAAACTCAACCCCTACCGAAGTGATGACACAGTGAGTATCCCAGCTTGTCTTTGA